A window from Scyliorhinus canicula chromosome 19, sScyCan1.1, whole genome shotgun sequence encodes these proteins:
- the LOC119954271 gene encoding homeobox protein Hox-B3a-like: MQKTTYYDNCTLFGGYTYQGANGFSYEVAQEPYPPSSHVESDYQRSACSLQPAGTSAPHPKSKDINGSCMRSNLPEHRQPPPVSPPQNPINNSTQPGTSKTLPKSSHTSTPSLTKQIFPWMKESRQNSKQKNNNCPTTAENVSGDKSPSGSASKRARTAYTSAQLVELEKEFHFNRYLCRPRRVEMANLLNLSERQIKIWFQNRRMKYKKDQKTKGMLSSSGGQSPTGSPPLSVQPPTGFVNAMHPLANNSAYDAPSPPPFNKPHQNAYAMTTSYQNPMKGCPSQQQKRYPGTGPEYDPHVLQGNGNYGTPNLQSSPVYVGGNYVDSMSASGPSLFGLNHLSHPPSTNMDYNGAAQMAASQHHGPCDPHPTYTDLSSHHPSQGRIQEAPKLTHL; the protein is encoded by the exons ATGCAAAAAACGACGTACTACGACAACTGTACTCTATTCGGTGGATACACATACCAGGGAGCAAATGGCTTCAGCTATGAAGTGGCGCAGGAACCCTATCCACCATCTTCTCACGTTGAAAGTGATTACCAGAGGTCGGCCTGCTCCCTTCAGCCAGCTGGCACTAGTGCTCCGCATCCCAAATCTAAAGACATCAATGGGAGCTGCATGCGTTCGAATCTCCCAGAGCACCGCCAACCTCCACCTGTCTCACCTCCCCAAAATCCCATCAACAACTCGACACAACCAGGCACCAGCAAGACTCTGCCCAAGTcttcccacacctccacacccagCCTCACCAAGCAGATATTCCCATGGATGAAAGAGTCACGGCAAAACTCCAAGCAAAAAAATAACAACTGTCCCACCACAG CTGAAAATGTCAGCGGGGACAAAAGCCCGTCGGGTTCTGCCTCAAAGCGAGCGCGCACTGCCTATACCAGCGCGCAGTTGGTGGAACTGGAGAAAGAATTCCATTTTAACCGTTACCTTTGCAGACCTCGCCGAGTGGAGATGGCGAACCTGCTTAACCTCAGTGAACGACAGATTAAGATCTGGTTTCAGAACCGCCGGATGAAGTACAAAAAGGATCAAAAAACGAAAGGCATGCTAAGTTCCTCCGGAGGACAATCGCCCACGGGAAGCCCCCCACTTTCGGTTCAGCCCCCCACCGGATTTGTAAACGCCATGCATCCGCTTGCGAACAATTCTGCCTATGACGCCCCATCACCGCCGCCTTTCAATAAACCTCATCAGAACGCTTATGCTATGACCACGAGTTACCAAAACCCGATGAAAGGTTGCCCATCTCAGCAACAGAAAAGATATCCTGGGACAGGTCCAGAATACGACCCCCATGTACTACAGGGGAATGGCAACTATGGGACACCAAATTTGCAGAGTAGCCCTGTGTACGTTGGCGGGAACTACGTGGATTCCATGTCGGCTTCAGGGCCTTCTCTCTTCGGCCTCAATcacctttctcaccctccatccacaaACATGGACTACAATGGTGCTGCTCAGATGGCTGCCAGTCAGCACCATGGACCTTGTGACCCACATCCAACCTACACAGACCTTTCATCGCATCATCCTTCTCAGGGAAGAATTCAAGAAGCTCCCAAGCTGACCCATCTGTAG